From the genome of Geoglobus ahangari, one region includes:
- the ahaH gene encoding ATP synthase archaeal subunit H → MEKTEILRKIKETEQKIEEEIKQAEEEKKRKIFAAKEEARKIIEDANKEAEKIKQEIIEKAKAEVEKEKEKIREQKLAEINEMVRKGESRIGEVVEELYNEFVRMIENA, encoded by the coding sequence ATGGAGAAAACAGAGATCCTTAGGAAAATAAAGGAGACCGAGCAGAAAATCGAGGAAGAGATAAAGCAGGCTGAAGAGGAGAAAAAGAGGAAGATTTTCGCCGCCAAGGAGGAGGCAAGGAAGATCATCGAGGATGCGAACAAAGAGGCCGAGAAGATAAAGCAGGAGATCATAGAGAAGGCCAAGGCAGAGGTTGAGAAGGAGAAGGAGAAGATCAGGGAGCAGAAACTCGCAGAGATCAACGAGATGGTGAGAAAGGGAGAGTCGAGGATTGGAGAGGTCGTTGAGGAGCTCTACAACGAGTTTGTGAGGATGATCGAAAATGCTTGA
- a CDS encoding V-type ATP synthase subunit I — translation MLEPVRMVKVSVVGPKEYLEVTSDILYRLNKLHIEDYGEEDEYFKIGEPLEKASKLSKFLVSVRSLLAHAGVKDGYEPKKVFSVKELDRELDTKVSELEELINSRVSRIKEIEDRLRKIGDERRSILPLKALGVPANLLRGYKTLEVYVGFAKANPFEKIMEVTKEFEIFTAEYEGELVVAVLVKKDYAEEVFKVLQEFAFREISVPEIDVDYDTRLRELDEEEERLRSELEKLNQEIERYESENLDLLLALEEHLSIELEKSELPLRAATSKYAFVLVGYVPEESYEEFESTVKAKTNGKVVAVKIKDEKFEPPTAMKNPAFAKPFELLTTSYAVPKYTEIDPTLIMSIFFPIFFGFMLGDIGYGIVILALGLWLSTKFKTEGWQALLRVLNYSAISTIVFGLVYGEFFGFELFGHETLFAKLFGHESAIAHMFAEMPHVNRLEKAPAILVLTIAIGVFHMAMAYVIGIRNVAKEHGWRHAIEEKFNWLMALISIALIITGFILNNMAGKTAFELNLAYIAAVPFIIIWAVLTIIGEGPMFLIEYLTLLSNTISYARLLAVGLASVGFAVAFNYMAFEMLWPSGPVGIIAAIIVFALGHVINILLGILDPGLQSLRLHYVEFFVKFFEGGGRLYSPFGRKRKYTKED, via the coding sequence ATGCTTGAGCCTGTAAGGATGGTTAAGGTTTCCGTAGTGGGGCCGAAGGAGTACCTCGAGGTTACTTCAGACATCCTTTACAGGCTCAACAAGCTTCACATTGAGGATTACGGGGAGGAGGACGAGTACTTCAAAATAGGGGAGCCGCTCGAGAAAGCTTCGAAACTCTCCAAGTTCCTCGTTTCTGTAAGGTCTCTTCTAGCTCATGCCGGGGTTAAGGACGGCTACGAGCCGAAGAAGGTGTTCAGCGTAAAGGAGCTTGACAGGGAGCTCGACACGAAGGTATCGGAGCTTGAGGAGCTGATAAACTCGAGAGTGAGCAGGATCAAGGAGATCGAGGACAGACTCAGGAAAATTGGAGATGAGAGGAGGAGCATCCTCCCCCTGAAGGCTCTCGGAGTTCCGGCCAACCTCCTCAGGGGCTACAAGACCCTCGAGGTCTATGTGGGCTTCGCCAAGGCGAACCCGTTTGAGAAGATAATGGAGGTCACCAAGGAGTTCGAGATATTCACCGCCGAGTATGAGGGCGAGCTGGTTGTAGCCGTCCTCGTGAAGAAGGATTACGCTGAGGAGGTCTTCAAGGTTCTTCAGGAGTTCGCCTTCAGGGAGATTTCCGTTCCCGAGATTGACGTTGACTACGACACGAGGCTCAGGGAGCTTGACGAGGAAGAGGAGAGGCTGAGGTCTGAGCTGGAGAAACTCAATCAGGAGATTGAGAGGTATGAGAGCGAGAACCTCGACCTCCTGCTTGCGCTCGAGGAGCACCTGAGCATAGAGCTCGAGAAAAGTGAGCTTCCGCTCAGGGCTGCCACATCCAAATACGCGTTCGTGCTCGTAGGCTACGTGCCCGAGGAGTCTTACGAGGAGTTTGAGAGCACGGTAAAGGCCAAGACCAACGGGAAGGTTGTTGCCGTGAAGATCAAGGACGAGAAGTTCGAGCCACCAACCGCAATGAAGAATCCCGCGTTTGCAAAGCCATTCGAGCTGCTGACAACTTCCTACGCAGTCCCCAAGTACACGGAGATCGACCCGACGCTCATCATGTCCATCTTCTTCCCGATATTCTTCGGCTTCATGCTCGGAGACATTGGTTACGGTATCGTCATTCTCGCCCTCGGGCTCTGGCTTTCGACCAAGTTCAAGACCGAGGGCTGGCAGGCACTCCTCAGAGTCCTCAACTACTCTGCAATCTCCACGATAGTGTTTGGCCTGGTGTATGGCGAGTTCTTCGGGTTCGAGCTGTTCGGTCACGAAACGCTGTTCGCCAAGCTCTTCGGTCACGAGAGTGCGATAGCCCACATGTTTGCCGAGATGCCCCACGTCAACAGGCTTGAGAAAGCGCCGGCAATTCTCGTGCTGACGATTGCCATAGGTGTCTTCCACATGGCCATGGCCTACGTGATTGGAATCAGGAACGTGGCGAAGGAGCACGGGTGGAGGCACGCGATTGAGGAGAAGTTCAACTGGCTGATGGCTCTGATCAGCATCGCGCTGATAATCACCGGCTTCATCCTGAACAACATGGCCGGAAAGACAGCCTTTGAGCTCAACTTAGCATACATCGCGGCAGTGCCGTTCATAATCATCTGGGCTGTGCTGACGATAATCGGCGAGGGTCCGATGTTCCTCATCGAGTACCTGACGCTGCTCAGCAACACGATCAGCTACGCTCGATTGCTCGCTGTGGGTCTCGCCAGTGTCGGCTTTGCCGTTGCCTTCAACTACATGGCGTTCGAGATGCTCTGGCCCTCCGG